The Cyanobacteriota bacterium sequence CTTGTTACCGTGGCGGCCTGCCATCTTGTCACCAACTTGAATTTTACGCTTTTGCGCTACGTACACGCGCACTACCATGTTGGCACCTGGTGGCAATTCATCGCCCTGCTCGCGGGTAAACACGCGCACATCTACAACTCGCCCCTTTTCGCCGTTGGGAACCCGCAATGAGTTATCCCGCACATCCCTGGCCTTTTCACCGAAAATAGCTCGTAGTAGCTTTTCTTCTGGAGGCTGATCAGACTCACCCTTAGGAGTCACTTTCCCAACGAGGATATCGCCTGACTCTACCCAAGCACCAATGCGAATGATCCCACCCTCATCAAGTTGTCTGAGGGCATCTTCACCCACGTTAGGAATTTCGCGGGTAATCTCTTCAGGGCCAAGCTTGGTTTGACGAGCCTCAATTTCAAACTTTTCGATGTGAATGGAGGTGTACACATCGTCATAAACTAGCCGCTCACTGATCAGGATGGCATCTTCGTAGTTGTAGCCTTCCCATGGCATATAGGCGACTAGAATGTTCTGCCCAAGCGCCAGTTCACCGCCTTCAGTAGCAGAGCCGTCGGCCAGCACCTGACCAGCCACGACTCGATCGCCCTCAGTTACGATTGGCCGCTGGTTCAAACAGGTATCTTGGTTAGAGCGATGATACTTCTGGACTTGGTATTCCTGTTCATTACCGCTATCATCTCGCACGCGAATGCGATCTGCCGATACGTAGGTTACAACTCCATCTGTGCGACTAATAATCACCATCCCAGAATCTCGCGCCGCTTGGGCCTCTAAACCAGTGCCTACGAGAGGTCGCTCTGGACGTAGCAATGGAACTGCCTGGCGCTGCATATTAGAACCCATAAGGGCGCGGTTGGCATCATCGTGCTCTAGGAAAGGAATTAGTGATGCCGCTACTGAAAT is a genomic window containing:
- a CDS encoding DNA-directed RNA polymerase subunit beta, translating into ISVAASLIPFLEHDDANRALMGSNMQRQAVPLLRPERPLVGTGLEAQAARDSGMVIISRTDGVVTYVSADRIRVRDDSGNEQEYQVQKYHRSNQDTCLNQRPIVTEGDRVVAGQVLADGSATEGGELALGQNILVAYMPWEGYNYEDAILISERLVYDDVYTSIHIEKFEIEARQTKLGPEEITREIPNVGEDALRQLDEGGIIRIGAWVESGDILVGKVTPKGESDQPPEEKLLRAIFGEKARDVRDNSLRVPNGEKGRVVDVRVFTREQGDELPPGANMVVRVYVAQKRKIQVGDKMAGRHGNKGIVSRILPKEDMPYLPDGTPVDIVLNPLGVPSRMNVGQVFECLLAWAGEHLDARFKIIPFDEMHGLEKSRETVHGKLQEAREHKSKTDPIQNWDWLYSPEHPGKTVVYDGRTGLPFDNPVTVGKAYMLKLVHLVDDKIHARSTGPYSLVTQQPLGGKAQQGGQRFGEMEVWALEAYGAAYILQELLTVKSDDMQGRNEALNAIVKGKAIPRPGTPESFKVLMRELQSLCLDVAVHKVETKEDGTSRDVEVDLMADVGGRRTPSRPTYESLSREEFVEEDL